A genomic window from Panthera tigris isolate Pti1 chromosome B4, P.tigris_Pti1_mat1.1, whole genome shotgun sequence includes:
- the LOC102961141 gene encoding olfactory receptor 8S1-like, with translation MAWRNHSIITEFILTGLSDDPHIQALLFGLFLGIYLLTMMGNLMLLLVIRTDSRLHTPMYFFLSNLSFLDLCFSSVTVPKLLKDLLSEKKTISVEGCLAQVFFVFLTAGTEAFLLSVMAYDRYAAICHPLLYGQVMSSQLCVRLVLASWGLASLNSVIIVLLAINLDFCEAQTIHHYTCELPSLFPLSCSDISINIDILICSTLLHGLGTFLPIFFSYTRIVSTILSISSTSGRSKAFSTCSSHLIAVILFFGSGLIRYLMPTSGSSLDLLSSLQYSAVTPLLNPLIYSLKNVEVKAAVRRTVEKYLHYFR, from the coding sequence ATGGCCTGGAGGAACCACAGCATCATCACCGAGTTTATTCTCACGGGGCTGTCCGACGACCCCCACATCCAGGCTCTGCTCTTCGGGCTCTTCCTGGGGATTTACCTCCTGACCATGATGGGGAATCTGATGCTGCTGCTGGTGATCAGGACCGATTCCCGCCTCCAcacgcccatgtacttcttcctgagTAACCTGTCCTTCCTGgacctctgcttctcttctgtcaCTGTGCCCAAGCTACTGAAGGACCTTCTGTCTGAGAAGAAAACCATCTCAGTAGAGGGCTGCCTGGCTCAGGTGTTCTTCGTGTTTCTCACCGCAGGGACTGAAGCCTTTCTGCTCTCggtgatggcctatgaccgctatgccGCCATCTGCCACCCTCTGCTCTACGGCCAGGTGATGAGCAGCCAGCTCTGTGTGAGGCTGGTGCTGGCCTCATGGGGCCTGGCTTCCCTCAATTCAGTCATCATTGTGCTTTTGGCTATTAACCTGGACTTCTGTGAGGCCCAAACCATCCACCACTACACCTGTGAGctgccctccctcttccctctgtcttgCTCTGATATTTCCATCAATATTGACATCTTGATCTGCTCCACCTTACTGCATGGGCTGGGAACCTTCCTCCCAATCTTCTTTTCCTACACCCGTATTGTCTCCACCATCCTGAGCATCAGCTCCACCTCAGGCAGAAGCaaggccttctccacctgctcctcccacctcaTCGCAGTGATCCTGttctttggctcaggtttgaTTCGCTATCTTATGCCCACCTCGGGTTCCTCCCTGGATTTGCTCTCCTCCTTGCAGTACAGTGCAGTCACGCCCTTGCTGAATCCCCTCATCTACAGCCTAAAGAACGTAGAGGTGAAGGCGGCTGTGAGAAGGACAGTGGAGAAATACCTACACTATTTTAGGTAG
- the LOC102961435 gene encoding LOW QUALITY PROTEIN: olfactory receptor 8S1-like (The sequence of the model RefSeq protein was modified relative to this genomic sequence to represent the inferred CDS: substituted 1 base at 1 genomic stop codon) → MEVGNNITTVTTSVLLGLSNNPQIQALLFVLFLGIYLLTLMGNLTMLLVIRADSHLHTSMYFFLSHLSFLDTFYSSIIVPKLLENLLSKWKTISPLECFTQISLVIFSGATEACLLSVMAYDWFQAVCHPLLYVVAMNRKVCTGLVGASXAIGVGTGLVNSILLDQQHFCGPNLVHSFACELPPVLLLACSDPYISIASILTTMVVLGLGTLVLFLGSYTCIIMTALGINSVTGRRKIFSTCFSHFLVVTIFYGSGVFRYMTPASGSALEQVVSVKYSVVTPLLNPLIYSLKNQEVKAAFKRVLARKPRLTF, encoded by the exons ATGGAAGTTGGTAACAACATAACCACAGTCACTACATCTGTTCTCTTAGGACTGTCCAACAACCCTCAGATCCAGGCCCTGCTCTTTGTGCTCTTCCTGGGGATTTACCTTCTGACCCTGATGGGAAACCTGACGATGCTACTGGTGATCAGGGCTGATTCCCACCTCCACACgtccatgtacttcttcctgagTCACCTCTCCTTTCTGGATACTTTCTATTCCTCAATCATTGTACCTAAACTTTTAGAGAACCTTCTTTCCAAATGGAAGACTATATCCCCCCTTGAGTGTTTTACTCAGATCTCCTTGGTCATATTTTCTGGGGCCACTGAAGCTTGCCTCCTTTCAGTCATGGCCTATGACTGGTTCCAGGCTGTATGCCACCCACTGTTGTATGTGGTGGCCATGAACAGGAAGGTATGTACTGGCCTGGTGGGAGCATCCTGAGCCATAGGAGTGGGGACAGGCCTGGTTAACAGCATCCTTCTGGATCAGCAGCATTTCTGTGGCCCCAATCTTGTCCATAGTTTTGCCTGCGAGCTTCCCCCAGTCCTCCTGTTGGCCTGTTCTGACCCTTACATTAGCATTGCCTCCATCCTGACCACCATGGTGGTCCTGGGCCTTGGCACCCTTGTCCTATTTCTGGGCTCCTACACCTGTATCATCATGACAGCCCTGGGGATCAACTCTGTCACGGGTCGGAGGAAGATCTTTTCCAcctgcttttctcattttcttgtggTCACCATCTTTTATGGTTCAGGAGTTTTCAG GTACATGACTCCAGCATCTGGCTCAGCCCTGGAACAAGTGGTCTCTGTGAAGTACAGTGTGGTGACCCCATTGCTAAACCCTCTCATCTACAGTctgaagaaccaggaagtgaaagcAGCCTTCAAGAGAGTGCTGGCCAGGAAGCCCAGGCTTACCTTCTAA
- the LALBA gene encoding alpha-lactalbumin: MMSFVSLLLIGIMFPAIRGKQFTKCELSQVLKDMDGYGGIPLSEWICTIFHTSGYDTQTIVNNSGSTEYGLFQINNKFWCRDNQILQSRNICDISCDKFLDDDLTDDIICAKKILDKEGIDYWLAHKPLCSEKLEQWHCEM; the protein is encoded by the exons ATGATGtcctttgtctctctgctcctgaTTGGCATCATGTTCCCTGCCATCCGGGGGAAGCAATTTACAAAATGTGAGCTGTCCCAGGTGCTGAAAGACATGGATGGCTATGGAGGCATTCCTTTGTCTGAAT GGATCTGTACCATATTTCATACTAGTGGTTATGATACACAAACCATAGTCAATAACAGTGGCAGCACAGAATATGGACTCTTCCAGATCAACAATAAATTTTGGTGCAGGGACAACCAGATCCTTCAGTCAAGGAACATCTGTGACATCTCCTGTGACA AGTTCCTGGATGATGACCTTACTGATGACATTATTTGTGCCAAGAAGATCCTGGATAAGGAAGGAATTGACTACTG GTTGGCCCATAAACCACTCTGCTCTGAGAAACTGGAACAGTGGCACTGTGAGATGTGA